The Xiphophorus couchianus chromosome 3, X_couchianus-1.0, whole genome shotgun sequence genome segment aatTTAAGCAATGGAAAAAGTAACCGTCAACATAACGCCCCCTGCCATAAAGCCATTTCCTCTTTTTGCCTTGGTCTCCACTTCCTCCAACTCAGTGACCAACCAACATGCCTTGCAGAACCATAAATTTCATTATGTGTCATGTTCAGCGGCTTAAACACAATAATTCCccacaataaaaacatccagGCCTCTCCCGTTTCCAGCTCAACCAAAACAGGATCAGGACATCAAATAACACAATCAGCTCTCGCGCCATGGAAGGATTTAAGACCCGTCGTATCCACAATGACAGTTTCTTGTATACAAGCCAATCAAGTTGATCAATTGGCCACTAATCCCTAAATCTGCTGGCTCCACAATGTACACACCTTTAAAGTGCAACCATCAATCAATCCTCAGGCCTCATAGCAGAAATTGTTGGGTCAATGCAAGTCGTGCTGGAAATATGAGATTTCGAATGGAGCTTAATCGAGTGTCTTGTTTTCATAAATGCAACAGCTGAGACCCAGTGAGAAAGAGAGCAAGAGCAAAGAGGGAGCAAAAGAGGTGAAGACGAATGAAGTGGAAAGGTGAGATGGGGAAGGATGCATAGCTaggaatgaaaggaaaacaaaagaaaatacatggaTTAAATCATTCTGTCTTAAAGCAACACACccttggtgttttttttctccattcttatttttgttctgcttcaaGAACATTCCTTCAGAACATTCCTTTTTTCTGACTAGTGTCTGGTTTTACAACAAAAGAACACAAAAGGAACAAAAGATTAACAAGGACAGTTATGTAGATGTCATGGCTAGCACTTATTTGAGACAATTAAAACTTTGCTCCTCAAGCCCAGACAACCATGTCAGgtacagaaaaacacactgCAGGTCTCATTTCACAATTCAGTTTTAGACTGCATAAactaataaacaaatattatCCTAAAGCACCTCACAAGTCAAACAACCCtggcttatttaaaaaatacttatgCTCAATTAAATCATTTCAACAGATATAATTAAGTTACAAACAAGCCAATTCAATATTAGTTTCAGTGAATGCCATCCACCAATTCAGCTAAATTTGtccaaaatcagatttttgtttactgacaaatgttaaacaaaatgaaataaaacataagaaataaaaaaaatacaaggatGCAGACTAATAAAGTAGTTCTGCATCAGAGCATAAaaagtagataaaaaataaGCTAAGAAAAGGAGGCAATgaattagataaaataaaaaaaagtcacaataaatttAGCACCAACATTCAAATGATGTTAGTCATTTGTAAGTTTTCtgataaaataatctgaaaaacaatacttgTGATATGTTTCTGCCTCACTACACCTGCATGTAAACATTTGTCGCAATACAACAAAATTCCcaataaatcttttcttttcacaatcCTCATTTGGGATTTTATAGTAAAAGTGGAAGATAACAGCAAAAAATGGCGACTGAAGTCATCCAATTTTAATGTGCAAAGGCTCTAGGTGTGTTGTAAAGACAAGtgaaaaagcagattttttaagTAGATGAATTGTCTAGAAACTCCTCCATTATTTACACCCACAAGAAAGGGTAAAACTTTAGTCAGTAGCATAAAGCTAGTGCCTTCAAAAATGAACAGCAGTTCTTTATGACCTCACAAGAGGGAGACATTAAACAACTGTCGAgtattttccttttccttcaaCTACATTGGTTCAAATGagcatttctgatttttcttgatagaaagaaacaggaaaaaaagacatcccAAAATACTTTCAATTAATAAATTGTGCTAACcgatatttggaaatgttttgtttacactACTAATTTTTATACTGTACAGCACCTTTACATAGAACAccactttatttaatcagagAAACATAATGTTCTAATAATGACATACACGGCTGCATATTAACACTTTGTCTTTAATTTCATCCAAGAGTCACATTGACAAGTTACATAATAGCCATCATGAACAGAttcaaaatagctttttttgtaATGACTCTTTAGCATCAAAAtgcagtaataaaataaaacttgtttgatATAGAAAAAGACTGGAAATAAAACTagacgaagaaaaaaaaaacctcaaaaatatttcaggtgATTCACTTACAATAAGCCATCAGAAAGACAATATCACTCTGTAAGAGTACATCAGTCTTTCGTCTTAGGCTCACTGCAGAACAAACTGTGACAGGCAGCAATAGCATAAATACAAGTTTGTCTCTTGcaggttttacattttcctcACATGAAGATTTCATGTTAAATCTCTACAGAGGTATTTATAACAAgggaaactaaataaaaagaaatgtatattCATTGTGCCCCAACACATTACTctttttaaataccaaaaaaaaaaaaaaaaagttttgttttgaatatgtGAGGTTGTATAATCATATATTctgtttaaatcaaacaaaacagcatATTCCTTCTGGGACAAAACTTTGAGAATTAgttgtgttttaatgtatttcactgattttcagcttgtttacaaatacaataacattttcttaaaatgcagCATCTGTATTAATAGCAGAGTGCTTTTAAATTGCATTATTTAAGGAAACATTTAATGGTGTAAACATAATCAAGTCCTTCAAATCTTTTATTCTGACTGCCAACTCCAATGAGTTTACACAATTATTTTAGGCAACTAATTTCCACAATCCTGACAAAGAACAGTAGGGTGAGTTAGGGAAAGAACTTAAACTGAACTAAATACAATCCTCAATTTTCTCTGTGCTCCCTTTAAACAGGAAAGAAGTGAAGAGTGAATTAAAATACTGTAGACTATGACCCTACTGCGCTTCAGAGCTTTCTGACCTtatgtttacaaaaataaaagcactgtAAAGTGCAAGCACAAATTCATACAATTCTGAAAAAAGTAACAGCAGGACAATGCTTTAAGATTGTCATAAATCATAAGAAATGATAGTTTGTATGCGTGTGCAGTCTGGAGTGTTTGTGTGACCCCGGCCCGTCATGTGGTGGCGCATCACCTCAGGGCTCTACCACTCATTGCACTCGCACTTAGTTCAACCTGCACatctcaaacaaaacaacaaaaactaaaaaaaactaaaagcaaatTCTGGAAAACCATGACGTCTTAGGAAAATGTCCACTGGGGAGATCAGCACTATAGAGAGTTTCTGATTGTGACAAGATTGTCTGTACATTCTCTTTTTAGCATAAAAATTCTGTAGAGGCTATCAAGGCTATAGGTTTCCATATGAAATCTGCATTTTGTTCCTAAGCAGTCGACTCGGCGACACCAGTAATAATATAGCAATAAAATTTTACACTGTGTAGGAGCAATAAAGCACAAACTAActaagattattaaaaaaaaggagaacaaaaaaTGTGGCTCATTTGTTATGGTCGATACAAACTGCAAAGCAGAGAAGATCACAGATCTTTGTCATGGCagtgaaaagaataataatcaTTCATATACGTATAtcaaaaattcacaaaatgtcCCGCATCTGGAATATTCAAAATACATATtagaacttttaaaaagcattcaTCTGGAGAAGGCTAAACATATGAGGAATATTGCTTTACTCAAAGTCGTAAAGGAGGACATATAAAGGATACAAGGTCACGAACGAAATGGAAACATGACAAATTTACAGTTTTGGAAATGATGGTGAACACAGACGGGCAAAGTGAATCACTTGATTCTCTCAGGGGAGGTATTCTCTTTAAATATGATCCGTTAGATGATAAATAACAGAATGTAAAGACGGGTAAAGTTTAAGAGAAGTAGAAACACAAGTTGTTATACTGAGCGTTTCTGtagaacaaagaaaaccaaatttGTCAGAAAATGATTAAGAAGTGAGCATCATTGGCATAATCTGAAGGAGGTAAACAAAGTTTGATAAAAATTTAGTTGGCAGCTgtgtatattttacattttttcataaaataccAGCATAAttgaaattcaaacatttgttaATGTTACTAAGACAAACCTTCATTAAACCAATAGTTAGATTTtaagtctaaaaaaaacaacgcaAAAAcgtaggggtgcaccgatttatcggtCAGCTGATTTATTGGTGCAGATTTCCTCAATTTTGAGAGATTGGTGATCATCTGATACTttcatgtgaagccgatctcagcagctttcttgctatatttagcaacaattCTGACGAAAAGTTGGTATCAATCAAAATTGGATTCTGCAGgccaggctttttaaagattgacAATCGGCCAAAacactgcaatcagtgcacccctacaAAAATGACTACCTAGTCCTAGAGATCATCGACAACTTCCTTAgatttgtgatggaaaaaaaaaaagtctggaatCTTCcttctttttagttttaattttaaaagtagcTCCCCTTTACTTCTGGTTAATTCTGAATATATTTCATACATGTACAGGACTCAAACTAAACCCTGCTCACTGATGCATTTTAGCACGAGAGTTTGCTCAACCTACAAGTACATTTTCAGAATGAGGTTTAAATGCTAACAGAGGTGGGCTCTTCTTGATTGTGGTCACAGGTACAAGTTCTCGGATCCACCTTACAgcataatgaaaatatttccttttgtgAAGATCAGAAACATGGTGGATATTCTGGAAGGTTAAATATTCCAATTTTGactggaaataataaaaaaaaaaattacaagaactCAGAAAATTGTGACTGTATCAAAAAGTGGCtccaatgttttcttttaacaatgtaACACTGAGAAGAAAGTGCCAACAATTTTGGTGATTGTTTGCTTTCACTGGTCGGATGCCATAATTTGATCCCTTTCAACCGGTTACAAGACTGGGTAGGCATGTGCCGGTTACTATGTTTCAAGATATACCAATGCTTAAAATATTATGGCTTCggaatgagaaagaaaacatctctTAGCATTCAAACTTGTTTTAGTTAGCCATAGTTTCCTCCAGCTTTGTGGGGCAAGGGGCGTAATACAGTCCTCTCCTTAAAAtgctttcaaaacaaaaaaacaaaaactatttgatgagttcatttttttttctttttaacttttcaatatGACTTTGGTATATTTTGAGAATCTCCTACCGGCCCATGCCTACATGaaaggcaaacaaaaacacaaacaaaaaaaaggtgctTAATTTTTTCACCCAATGCATTTTGGTCCAAGTTGTGTGTtatcaaatgaaacaaaacattgaaataacCAAAACTGTATGAAACTATGAAGCGACAAGCACAAGAGATCAGTTGCGAAGAACAGTTTACATGCATGTAAcctaaaaatagtcaaaaaccATGACATCATtgttaatttttccatttttgtcacTGAACCCTGAGCTAAATCATATCACtgtgtttacacacacacacacacacacacacacgcatacgagcgcacacacactcatagCAGTTATAATTGTCGAAGTTCAGAGACCCGAGATAACCTCCAATACGGCTGCTGAAGCTTCGTGCTTCCAGCCATTCCTCACCGGTTCCCCCGGGCCTTCCTTCTTCACAGAAATAACATGAGCCcatttattctgcattttcatttaaaagttcaaaaggcAGCTACCATTAAAGAGAGGAAATGGACAAAAcattacaagaacaaaacaaaaatagatttcacaaaaaattgTGTTCTCTTTACAATCCAGGGATTGTTTGCGTCTCGGTaaatttgtgttaaaaacaTGCAGCGGCAGGGGAgaacaagtaaaaataaattaaaattgacCACAAGAATCCTAATAAGTGCTTGCCCTTCAAGTATTTAAGCATCGTATCCCAAAAAAAGCCAGTATTTGGCATTACGACAATTCTTCCTATGGGGAAAAAGAAGGTTGTTTACAGGCTGAAATGAAAAGAACCTCATGGATACAACACCAATAAGAAAGGGTAAACTTCATTTTATGTTTGCGTTTAATGAAATGTTGTCCCTTACTGTGTGAAAAAGTTACTACAAGGTAACCAATATTGCCCCTTACAGAATTCCCTCTCACCAGGAGAGGCCCTGCTCCCTCTACTCTATCAGTTGTGTTTCTTTATGAGTGCATCTACTGAGCTGTCCTGGTCTTTAGGGCTGAAGTCGGGACAGATACCATTGGCTGTTTTGCTGTTGGCAGTGCCTTGCAGGTTTATAGTCGATGGATTGGTCTGGGTGTGGTGTTCCTGACAAGGTCCACTCTGAGGACCTACACTTCCAGTGTGAAGATAGTCATCAGCAAAGTCTGGGTTCTCCTCCACAAAACCTCGGAACTTATCTGAAAAGACCACAAGGCGGAGCCAGAGACAAAGACAACGTTACAAGCTGGCTGAACTTTAAATGTTTAGACTGTGAAAGAAGACCATCCCCACTTTGACTGCAAAGTTTATAACAAAGAAGAGCGTTGAAGTGTTTGGAGGATTGTTTTACCAAATGTAATCTTCCCCGTGTCATCGACGTCGATGGCCGTAAACAGACGGGACACGTTGAGGTGAGTCACTCCTAAAGCTGTCTTCAGCACAACTGCCAGCTCGCTCTCTGTGATGGCACTGTCTTCCTCTGCCTCAAACATCTGCAAAAGAGGAAATGCATATCGAACAGCTTATTTAAAAGATTGTGAAAATGTATAAGTCTACTTGGTTGTGACGCACATTCACATTTCATTTCTATGAAACAGAGCTCTGAACAGCTGCACAATGAACCTGGAAAGTAATGTTTAATAAACTGACAGCTTGCactgagcaacaaaaaaaaaaagacatcataCTACTTCGGCACTCAAATCACCAAGTAGCACTTGAATATAACTAAACTCAGGCCGAGTCAGCAAACACAGTGCATCATTTTGTCTGACGACAAGATCAGCACACAGTTTTATCTTGTTCTATTTGTcttcaaaccatttttttccaaataaataattaagcaCAGAAAGAATCAAAACCTACCTTGAAAGCCAATTTCATCGTTTCCAGAGTTTTGGCAGGTCTGCATACAACGGATAAGGCTATGACATACTCTCTAATATCCATGCTGTTATCttcatgctgtaaaaaaaaaagaatgaaaatgagCTATAATACgaaaaaaagaagtttgctGCCACCAAAAAAAGTagtcaaaaatatgtttggcCCTATCAGGAGCCTGATTGAGCATaagtaaattaaacaaaaggataaattaaatttacaatGGAATTTGCTGAAATGGCATgtgctaaattaaattaatttgtcacACGCTGCAAATCCTGTCTGAGCTCACAAGAGTAACATCACATGGGGtttaatattagcagaataatgTGGCCATGTAAAAAAATGGCCATCTTGCTACCTTGTTTCACAGAGTGACAAACTTTTCCATCAGTTTTCTACCCCCAACACCTCTACCAGCAAGATCACATTTCCAGGATTGTctctgaggattttttttttcaaatatatattgGGTCTGACCCCCAAAGAGGTCAGACCAGAAATTGATTAAAAGTCCTTGATAATGTGCTTGGGAGGATTTTCTGTAGCATTCTGACTCCTAATAGAACAAAATCCTGAGAAACTATTAATGCACGTCGAGAcgaaaaataaatcttttgaaaTGCAAAGTGTTGCCATAGCTATACATTTCCTAAGAAGGTATAGATGGTTGAATAAATGCATAGTTTGagatattgtattttgttttttaatgtgtaCAGATACACTAACCACAAAGTTCTTAGAGGACTGTTTGATAAttacaaatcaatttattttaccCACCTTCCTGAActgcaaaacaatattatttgtCAACTACATTGACCTACAAgtccattgtttttttttcacaaaacacataTTTATCGAGCTGTAGCTGTGTGAGTAAGGCCTTTACCTCATCAAAAAGAGCAAACATGTCGCGCAGCATATCTGAAACTGGAACATCAAGGAAGTGAGCAAAGTCTTCCAAGGCAAGTTTCTGCCCTTCCAGCTTTCTGGCTCTGTTCCCGTATTCCTGCAAAACCTTCTCGGTGTTCTGGGGTTTCAGCCTGTGACAGCATGGGAGGAAACACTTGTATAGATTCTATAAACTATTATGCATTATATgagcaagaaaacattttctaattattaaaaaaaaaaaaggacaactgATGCATTGAGAAAGGATAATATTCTCTCCACTGCAAGGACAATTTTGGTTGACGTTTAGAGTAGATAACATAACTGAATTTTACAATACTTTTAAAAGAAGAAGTTCAGTGAAATCTCCAGCAGCTAGAGAGGAACTGGAACTCTTTTCCGGTAGCTGCTCGTCACAAAAAGCACCAATCCACTGCAGACAGTTAACTTAGTATACGCAAGACTTGTTTACAATACTGCGGCCAAAAAACAAATCCCTGCTGATTTCCTGCTGTGATTTTCATCGTCTCCCATTTGTGCCCTTTACTTAGTTCTCTTAAATGAGTGCTATGCATTGGAAAACTTGACTCACCCCAGTCTCCTGACAAGCTTGGCAAACTCCAACAGACAGGTGTCGACCGGCAGCCTCAGCTGGCCCTCTGCCATCGCCAGCTGGCAGTCTTCAAATGAATAATCTGTGATAGGTACCCCAAGGGCTCTGAGCGCACCAGAGATGATGGGACAACGACAGGACAAATCAATACTTTGCTTTAGGTATATGTTCTTATTATGGAAAAGATTTATGCTTCCATCTCAAACGTATGAAACTTTTAGTGATCACAGATCAAAtccttatgattagatagaggGATTTTACAAATCTGTGGCCATCTGAGCTTCCTTTCTGTTACATGTGGTGATGTGCATACCAAAGTGCAGAGTGCAGGATGGTGTAATTTCTCACATCTGCCAAAACAATCAATACATTTCACTTACTTGGCCATGACTCGTCTCACATTGACAGCAAAGAGAGCAGgatttcttttctcctcctctgaaGGGGTGTAAATGGGAAGGAACtgcacaaaaaccaaaaataaaatgtgagcTGTTCATCATTCAAAAGGACAAATAAgtctaaatttaacaaaaattagAATGACAAAAGAACCTGAGGGTTTCTAAGATCAAATTCTTGCTTTTAATGATTAACATCAAGTAAGCCATCTTTGACAGTGAGAGAAAAATGCACACATAATCCTGCTTTAATACTTACCTCTATCACAAATTCGTTGTGCAACTGGCAGAGAGTCAGCcacaagattttaaaactgaaaggcAGAAAGATAGAAATCATAAGTGACCAATAAAGACATACAGCAGTTTCTATGACACCattaaacaaagtgttttgtttaatgttgtGCAATTGTGGCGACCACAAAAGTGtgacatttgtgtttatgaCTTGAAATTGTTAATACAAGTTCTGTACTTTATTTTGGAGAagagttttcctttatttt includes the following:
- the LOC114141854 gene encoding lysophosphatidylcholine acyltransferase 1; translated protein: MRLPSSKHFATEGDGKKMDQPPPFRNPFVHVLKFTPLEKAKIGLMTVTLFPIRLLIAAFMMLLAWPFAFLASVGRSETTVEPQCLWRRLVDIILRVIMRIMWFAGGFHWITVKGQRALPREAPIITLAPHSSYFDAIPVTMTMSSIVMKAESKDIPVWGTLIKYIRPVFVSRSDQNSRKKTVEEIKRRAHYGGDWPQVMIFPEGTCTNRSCLITFKPGAFIPGVPVQPVVIRYPNKLDTITWTWQGPGAFKILWLTLCQLHNEFVIEFLPIYTPSEEEKRNPALFAVNVRRVMAKALGVPITDYSFEDCQLAMAEGQLRLPVDTCLLEFAKLVRRLGLKPQNTEKVLQEYGNRARKLEGQKLALEDFAHFLDVPVSDMLRDMFALFDEHEDNSMDIREYVIALSVVCRPAKTLETMKLAFKMFEAEEDSAITESELAVVLKTALGVTHLNVSRLFTAIDVDDTGKITFDKFRGFVEENPDFADDYLHTGSVGPQSGPCQEHHTQTNPSTINLQGTANSKTANGICPDFSPKDQDSSVDALIKKHN